In Perognathus longimembris pacificus isolate PPM17 chromosome 23, ASM2315922v1, whole genome shotgun sequence, a single genomic region encodes these proteins:
- the Mpv17l gene encoding LOW QUALITY PROTEIN: mpv17-like protein (The sequence of the model RefSeq protein was modified relative to this genomic sequence to represent the inferred CDS: substituted 1 base at 1 genomic stop codon), which yields MASWWRALQRAARRYPWPTNVLLYAGLFSAGDAVQXQLRGGPADWRQTRCVAALAVTFHGHFNYAWLRLLERALPGRAPRVVLAKVLCDQTVGGPIALSAFYTGMSILQGKNDIFLDLRQKFWNTYKSGLMYWPFVQLTNFSLVPVHWRTAYTGLCGFFWATFLCYSQQSGDGTLESLFIFLHTKEVSAEARPPEK from the exons ATGGCGAGCTGGTGGCGGGCGCTCCAGCGCGCGGCCCGGCGCTACCCGTGGCCCACCAACGTGCTGCTGTACGCCGGGCTCTTCTCGGCGGGCGACGCGGTGCAGTAGCAGCTCCGCGGAGGCCCTGCCGACTGGCGGCAGACGCGCTGCGTGGCCGCCCTGGCCGTCACCTTCCACGGCCACTTCAACTACGCGTGGCTGCGGCTGCTGGAGCGCGCGCTGCCGGGCCGCGCGCCCCGTGTGGTGCTGGCCAAGGTGCTGTGCGACCAGACGGTCGGGGGGCCCATCGCCCTCTCGGCCTTCTACACGG GTATGAGTATTCTCCAGGGAAAGAATGATATATTTTTGGACCTGAGACAGAAATTCTGGAATACCTATAAG agTGGTCTCATGTACTGGCCTTTTGTTCAG CTGACCAACTTCAGCCTTGTGCCTGTGCACTGGAGGACGGCCTACACTGGGCTCTGTGGATTTTTCTGGGCCACATTCCTTTGCTATTCACAGCAGAGTGGGGACGGCACTTTGGAGTCACTGTTCATCTTCCTTCATACAAAGGAGGTCTCCGCAGAGGCAAGACCCCCAGAGAAGTGA